A genome region from Littorina saxatilis isolate snail1 linkage group LG16, US_GU_Lsax_2.0, whole genome shotgun sequence includes the following:
- the LOC138949961 gene encoding neogenin-like has protein sequence MIQLDWGSSRNIDRMYILGYNIYYRRENDTREEMLFIEGNRNKQFLIGLGRDETYYLRIATLTTWGFEASSQWIRIQKHPHEFLPPAPPKDIKAVTSVDAIRVTWTPSRDPESRKPPLLGYRLIYGPVDKPSEVDRVELDPRADRFSIRGLNDSTLYIIQLRAFNKYTMSDPMYVRAATKALPPSTVINARAVALSSKEIHVHWNRPARGHVTKYQLRYWRPGKRDKQSAWLQAPTADYVAGSLKKFSSYRFEIIPFAGDVIGEGSVIFADTLASKPDAPPRDVTVKTINATHLMVTWKPPPEGAQNGEVTGYKVIMKKKGGPRLAKFSVDADRYNYTFKDLKPGSTYKVRMAAINNNGTGPFTDWVVGRTDTIEMRQPEGPQWLKLDVTSHSVVVTWSVPRDIGVPVLGYIVGYGRYIPEVYRHIVGPGQRSFVIEGLKPETEYIVSVRAFNHMGESVPQFAVVHTLSAPPVLALEVPVKLRVLPLSPTHMALSWLDPALLKRPPAPPPASPSAPTSLPPPPPSDGRVYLIRYSAISGEEYQYLNATTTSLNVSGLDVATTYEFAVRTTRDGEKSGWSLPVVNTTQQTAPSSAPSRVTVLALPSSPPSLQLNWSQPAFPNGHITGKALEVGILLPIKTS, from the exons ATGATCCAGCTGGACTGGGGGTCGTCGCGGAACATAGACCGCATGTACATCCTGGGCTACAACATCTACTACCGTCGCGAGAACGACACGCGCGAAGAGATGCTTTTCATTGAGGGCAACAGGAACAAGCAGTTCCTCATCG GTCTGGGTCGGGACGAGACGTACTATCTCCGTATCGCTACTCTCACCACGTGGGGCTTCGAGGCGTCATCACAGTGGATACGTATCCAGAAACACCCGCACG AGTTCCTCCCCCCAGCGCCCCCCAAGGACATTAAAGCCGTGACGTCAGTCGACGCCATCCGGGTCACCTGGACGCCCTCCCGTGACCCCGAAAGTAGAAAGCCGCCGTTGCTAGGCTACCGCCTGATCTACGGGCCGGTAGACAAACCGTCCGAGGTGGACAGGGTGGAGCTTGACCCCCGTGCTGACCGCTTCTCCATCCGGGGCCTCA ACGACTCGACGCTGTACATCATCCAGCTGAGAGCCTTCAACAAGTACACCATGAGTGACCCCATGTATGTCAGGGCGGCCactaaag CCCTCCCGCCAAGCACTGTAATCAACGCCAGAGCAGTGGCCCTGTCGTCCAAAGAAATCCATGTTCACTGGAACCGCCCAGCGCGAGGTCACGTGACCAAGTACCAGCTCCGCTATTGGCGGCCCGGCAAGCGGGATAAACAGTCAGCCTGGCTCCAAGCCCCCACTGCTGATTACGTGGCAG GCAGTCTGAAAAAGTTCAGCAGCTACAGATTTGAAATCATTCCCTTCGCTGGTGACGTCATCGGCGAGGGAAGCGTCATTTTCGCCGACACCCTCGCCAGCAAACCTGACGCTCCGCCTCGTGACGTCACAGTGAAAACTATCAACGCTACG CACCTGATGGTGACGTGGAAGCCGCCCCCAGAGGGCGCGCAAAACGGTGAGGTGACCGGCTACAAGGTGATCATGAAGAAGAAGGGGGGACCCCGGCTGGCCAAGTTCAGTGTGGATGCTGATCGCTACAACTACACGTTTAAAG ACCTCaagccgggcagtacatacaaGGTGCGTATGGCCGccatcaacaacaacgggaCGGGACCCTTCACTGACTGGGTGGTGGGACGCACTGACACCATCG AGATGCGACAGCCCGAGGGCCCGCAGTGGCTGAAGCTAGACGTGACGTCACACAGCGTGGTGGTCACGTGGTCAGTCCCGCGAGATATCGGAGTGCCAGTGCTGGGATACATTGTGGGGTACGGTCGTTACATCCCCGAGGTGTACCGCCACATCGTCGGTCCTGGGCAGAGATCCTTCGTCATCGAGGGTCTCA AGCCTGAGACGGAGTACATTGTCAGTGTCAGGGCCTTCAACCACATGGGGGAGAGTGTTCCACAATTTGCTGTCGTGCACACTTTGTCCG CCCCGCCAGTGCTGGCCCTGGAGGTACCGGTCAAGCTGAGGGTCCTTCCCCTGTCCCCCACCCACATGGCGCTCTCCTGGTTGGACCCTGCTCTGCTGAAAAGACCCCCTGCCCCTCCCCCCGCTTCTCCCTCCGCCCCCACCTCCCTGCCCCCTCCACCACCCTCCGACGGCCGTGTCTACTTGATTCGGTACTCCGCCATCAGCGGCGAGGAGTATCAGTACCTCAACGCCACCACCACTTCTCTCAACGTCTCTG GGCTTGACGTAGCGACGACGTATGAGTTTGCCGTGAGAACAACACGTGACGGGGAGAAGAGTGGCTGGTCACTACCTGTGGTCAACACCACGCAACAGACTG CGCCATCTTCGGCTCCAAGCAGAGTTACGGTCCTTGCCTTGCCTAGTTCTCCTCCTTCGCTGCAGCTCAACTGGTCACAGCCCGCCTTCCCCAACGGGCACATCACAGGTAAGGCATTAGAAGTAGGCATCCtactgccaatcaaaacttcctga